One genomic segment of Centroberyx gerrardi isolate f3 chromosome 4, fCenGer3.hap1.cur.20231027, whole genome shotgun sequence includes these proteins:
- the fbxl13 gene encoding F-box and leucine-rich repeat protein 13: MGLRRWKRFIAKRKSDAVELDLKMDIAKKHYERKRQGVALAKWLSWVKFRKKTQTAAIEKLKRVLNAVCLKRIIVAWRCAAKDSKRTKEYFEKLDMGLFEMGSKEHQTGEGWDGLSALPSKLLLKIFQYLELRDWLKCAEVCCTWKAIIRSGLLWSRINFSVEKDWITDSTVKQILQNYRPFVIHLNMRGCTSLMWPSLTCISQCRNLQELNVSECSNITDMMVQRIVEGCPSLLYLNLSCTLVTNRAVRELSRSCLNLQYLSLAYCYRVTDKGFQYLSTGKGCHNLIHLNLSGCTQMTVNGFRYISAGCPLLKDIVINDMPTLSDSCVLALLAKCRSLSAVSLLDTPHLSDTAFKAIAEVAKLKTFSTEGNDCLTDVGWKALCRSSQGLRRLHAAECPRMTDASLKYMASLKNLQYLDISHCNKVGDTGMRYLTEGSSASKVRELNVTHCSLINDISVMRIAQRLCKLHHLNLSYCERLTDGGLEWLSGSSISSLDISGCNIQDQGLAALKGIHLKKVVLTECVYITDIGLEKLCKHVRDLEHVDVSHCVALSDLAIRALSFYCRGLVTLRMSGCPKMTDMAVQYLAGGAQYLRELDVSGCVLLTDRSLRHLERNCPPLSSVTMACCSGISKLAALRLQPRVQYWEHSNDDPPYWFGYNNMGQMVQPIRKPGKTDDTWEGEEPALGDDKSRN, encoded by the exons ATGGGTCTGAG gaggtggaagaggtTCATCGCAAAGAGGAAGAGCGATGCCGTGGAGCTGGATCTGAAGATGGACATTGCAAAGAAGCACTATGAGAGGAAGCGCCAGGGGGTCGCACTCGCCAAATGGTTGAGCTGGGTAAAATTTCGCAAGAAGACGCAGACTG CTGCCATTGAGAAACTCAAGAGAGTTTTAAACGCTGTCTGCCTTAAACGCATCATAGTTGCATGGCGCTGCGCTGCGAAGGACTCAAAGAGGACAAAAGAGTACTTTGAG AAGTTGGACATGGGTTTATTTGAAATGGGCAGCAAAGAGCATCAGACTGGGGAAGGATGGGATGGACTTTCGGCACTCCCTAGCAAACTCTTACTTAAG atCTTTCAGTATCTAGAGTTGCGAGACTGGCTGAAATGTGCCGAGGTGTGTTGCACATGGAAAGCCATCATCCGGTCTGGCTTGCTGTGGAGTCGG ATCAACTTCTCTGTGGAGAAAGACTGGATAACTGACAGCACGGTGAAGCAGATTCTGCAGAACTACCGCCCATTTGTGATCCACCTCAACATGCGTGGATGCACGTCCTTAATGTGGCCCAGCTTAACATGCATCA GTCAATGCAGAAATCTCCAGGAGCTCAATGTGTCAGAGTGCTCTAATATCACT GACATGATGGTTCAGAGAATAGTCGAGGGCTGTCCCAGCCTGCTCTACTTGAATCTGTCTTGCACACTTGTGACAAACAGAGCTGTGAGAGAGCTGTCCAG GAGCTGCCTGAACCTCCAGTACCTGAGTCTGGCCTACTGCTATAGAGTCACAGATAAAGGTTTTCAGTACCTGAGCACAGGGAAAGGCTGCCACAATCTCATCCACCTCAATCTGTCCGGCTGCACTCAG aTGACAGTGAATGGGTTCAGATACATTTCTGCGGGATGTCCTTTACTCAAAGATATTGTGATCAATGACATGCCCACTCTGTCAGATAGCTGTGTTTTG GCTCTGCTTGCCAAATGTCGCTCTCTGTCTGCCGTTTCACTTCTGGATACTCCTCATCTGTCTGACACCGCCTTCAAAGCCATCGCTGAAGTTGCCAAACTCAAGACTTTCAGTACAGAGG GTAATGACTGCCTGACAGACGTCGGCTGGAAGGCCCTGTGTCGCAGCTCACAAGGCCTCCGCAGGCTCCATGCTGCAGAATGCCCCAGAATGACTGATGCCAGCCTCAAATATATGGCCAGCCTCAAGAACCTGCAGTACCTGGACATCTCACACtgcaacaa GGTGGGCGATACAGGGATGCGTTATCTGACTGAAGGTTCCTCGGCCTCCAAAGTGCGGGAGCTGAATGTGACTCACTGCAGCCTCATCAATGACATCTCTGTCATGAGGATTGCTCAAAG GTTGTGTAAACTGCACCACCTCAATTTGAGTTACTGTGAGAGGCTGACTGACGGCGGTCTGGAGTGGCTGAGTGGcagctccatctcctcccttgACATCAGTGGTTGTAACATCCAGGATCAG gGACTGGCCGCTCTCAAGGGAATTCACTTGAAGAAGGTGGTTCTCACCGAGTGTGTCTATATCACAGACATTGGCTTAGAG AAGCTCTGCAAGCATGTGAGAGACCTGGAACATGTTGACGTGTCTCACtgtgtggctctgtctgacctgGCCATCAGAGCGCTTTCGTTCTACTGCAGAGGTCTAGTCACACTGCGAATGTCAGGTTGTcccaag ATGACAGATATGGCGGTGCAGTATCTGGCAGGTGGAGCTCAGTACCTGCGAGAGCTTGATGTGAGCGGCTGTGTGCTTCTCACAGATCGCTCCCTCCGCCACTTAGAAAGGAACTGTCCTCCACTCAGCTCCGTCACCATGGCCTGCTGCAGCGGCATCTCCAA GCTGGCAGCCTTGAGGCTGCAGCCACGTGTGCAGTACTGGGAGCACAGCAACGACGACCCTCCCTACTGGTTCGGATACAACAACATGGGCCAGATggtgcagccaatcagaaaacCCGGCAAGACTGATGACACTTGGGAAGGGGAGGAGCCAGCACTCGGGGATGACAAGAGCAGGAACTGA
- the LOC139927623 gene encoding leucine-rich repeat-containing protein 17-like, translating into MHVTSSLLLTLWLLLLLPSTEMKRGGRGRGLRGARQGLTRDRVRGGGRHSRSGPSRLVAADCAESTENGDVFVDCQDRRLNSIPPSKTWPQEPKHLLLARNRIKVLRDGAFVGFEGLKSLDLQQNQISMVEEGAFQGLTRLTTLLLQHNRLGTLSEEALIPMPNLRYLRLYDNPWNCLCPMDSLIRTLQVPSNRNLGSHARCAEPVRQKGRKLKQVDAELLCRESDPTGDPQGDQTDPTDSIEPIPFRNKPDATTSCHTYLFPQPRLDCSSRGLTEVPTGIPEDIVHMDLSHNNIHHLRARNFQGARSLRTLNLSSNNMEHIDTASLFGLLHLRELDLSDNGLHFVQYGVLEDLYFLSQLKLGGNPWVCDYSIHYMVYWLRLHPVVKHSGLLCHSPPEHTGESVEEYVHSYNRECPKDRQRSQTDPDQTDPELWNTPLELQGELEEELEPSHLRVPQKYQIIRLS; encoded by the exons ATGCATGtgacctcctctctcctcttgaccctctggctcctcctgctgctcccaTCCActgagatgaagagaggaggcaggggTCGCGGCCTCAGAGGGGCGAGACAAGGCCTCACACGAGACAG GGTAAGAGGTGGAGGACGCCACAGCAGATCAGGCCCCTCCAGGCTTGTGGCAGCTGACTGCGCAGAGTCGACCGAAAATGGAGACGTCTTTGTGGACTGCCAGGACCGACGCCTCAACTCCATCCCCCCCTCAAAGACCTGGCCTCAAGAACCCAAGCACCTCCTTCTAGCTCGCAACCGGATCAAGGTCCTTCGCGACGGGGCCTTCGTTGGGTTCGAGGGTTTGAAGAGCCTGGACCTGCAGCAGAACCAGATCTCTATGGTGGAGGAAGGGGCCTTCCAGGGCCTGACGCGCCTCACgaccctgctgctgcagcacaaccGACTGGGCACGCTCAGTGAGGAGGCCCTTATCCCCATGCCGAACCTGCGCTACCTACGTCTCTATGACAACCCCTGGAATTGTCTCTGCCCAATGGATAGCCTCATACGCACCCTTCAGGTCCCAAGCAACCGCAATCTAGGAAGTCATGCCAG GTGTGCTGAGCCCGTCAGGCAGAAAGGCAGAAAGCTGAAGCAGGTTGATGCCGAGCTGCTCTGTCGGGAGTCGGACCCCACCGGCGACCCACAGGGCGACCAAACGGACCCCACAGACTCTATAGAGCCCATTCCATTCCGCAACAAACCAGATGCCACCACCTCCTGCCACACCTACCTTTTCCCCCAACCACGGCTGGACTGCAGTAGCAGAG gTCTAACAGAGGTGCCTACAGGTATTCCAGAAGATATTGTTCATATGGATCTGTCCCATAATAACATCCATCACCTCCGAGCCAGAAATTTCCAAGGAGCCAGGAGCCTCAGGACTCTTAACCTCAGCAGTAACAACATGGAGCACATCGACACAG CCTCCCTGTTTGGCCTCCTGCACCTTCGTGAGCTGGACCTGTCGGACAACGGCCTGCACTTCGTCCAGTACGGCGTTCTGGAAGACCTGTACTTCCTGTCGCAACTTAAACTGGGAGGAAACCCCTGGGTGTGTGACTACAG CATCCACTACATGGTGTACTGGCTGCGTCTGCACCCAGTGGTGAAGCACTCTGGCCTGCTGTGTCACTCCCCTCCTGAGCACACTGGGGAGAGTGTGGAGGAGTATGTACATTCCTACAACAGAGAGTGCCCTAAGGACAGACAGCGCAGCCAGACGGACCCGGACCAAACGGACCCCGAGCTCTGGAACACACCGCTGGAGCTGCagggagagctggaggaggagctggagccgAGCCACTTGAGAGTGCCCCAGAAATACCAGATCATCAGGCTGTCTTGA